A stretch of the Panthera uncia isolate 11264 chromosome D1, Puncia_PCG_1.0, whole genome shotgun sequence genome encodes the following:
- the GSTP1 gene encoding glutathione S-transferase P codes for MPPYTIVYFPVRGRCEAMRMLLADQGQSWKEEVVTKETWLQGPLKASCLYGQLPKFQDGDLTLYQSNAILRHLGRTLGLYGKDQREAALVDVVNDGVEDLRCKYATLIYTNYEAGKKEYVKALPEHLKPFETLLSQNQGGQAFIVGDQISFADYNLLDLLLIHQVLAPGCLDSLPLLSAYVARLSARPKLKAFLASPEHVNRPINGNGKQ; via the exons A TGCCGCCCTACACCATTGTCTACTTCCCGGTCCGAG ggcgcTGCGAGGCCATGCGCATGCTGCTGGCCGACCAGGGCCAGAGCTGGAAGGAAGAGGTGGTGACCAAGGAGACCTGGCTGCAGGGCCCGCTCAAGGCCTCCTGT ctgtacGGGCAGCTCCCCAAGTTCCAGGATGGAGACCTCACTCTGTACCAGTCCAATGCTATCCTGCGACACCTGGGGCGCACGCTTG GGCTATACGGGAAGGACCAGCGCGAGGCAGCTCTGGTGGACGTGGTAAATGACGGGGTGGAGGACCTTCGCTGCAAATACGCCACCCTTATCTACACCAACTAT GAGGCAGGCAAGAAGGAATATGTGAAGGCACTGCCGGAGCACCTGAAGCCTTTCGAGACGCTGCTGTCCCAGAACCAGGGGGGCCAGGCCTTCATCGTGGGCGACCAG ATCTCCTTCGCGGACTACAACCTGCTGGACCTGCTGCTGATTCACCAGGTCCTGGCCCCCGGCTGCCTGgactccctccccctgctctcggCCTATGTGGCGCGCCTCAGCGCCCGGCCCAAGCTCAAGGCCTTCCTGGCCTCCCCTGAGCACGTGAACCGTCCCATCAACGGCAACGGGAAGCAGTGA